TACAAAACCAAAGTAGTTTCTCTGTCAAAAGAAAAAGACCCCAGACCTCTTTTTTTTTATCAAAGCAAGCCAAAATAATGAAGCATCGCACGCACGCATTATATTTTTCGCTCCTCCACCTGCCACTCCGCTCCGACCGCCAGTCCCGTCGTCCATGCATGTCGCAGCTCCGCCTGTTGAGACACCTACACCGTGTTGCGAACCATATGCTCTGGCGGCACGGTGCACACCCCCTCTCCTCCGAGGTGTATCGGTGCTTTGTGGCGCTACCGGTGCACCGAACTCACTTTGCATATTTTAAAATGTTAaaaaaaatactagaaaaatGAGCATATTCACACAACATTAATGTAGGTTTTCACAACATTGAAACATAGCTCAGAGAACAAAAATAACAAATTCAACATTGTCACACTGATATCAAATTTATCATTTTTGTATCTCAGAAAATGTTTGAGATTTTGTTACGAAATTTTGCGACAACATACATTGACACAATGTCAATGTGCTAGATTTTTTCCAGATTTATTAAAATGTTCTATAGCTTCCCGTGCACCGGTAGCCCCACAAGTATCGGTGCATGGGATACATCCCCCAGCCCCTCTTTTTGTTGCATATCATTAGCTTTGCACGGTTTTGTTCTGATATTTTCGTTGTTTCCCTGTTACTATCTTAAATTATTTTATTTCGTCTATCATCTTTTTATTTTAATAGTTTTCCTTGTATTGTGTTTTCTTCTTCTGGAGCCAAAAGAAGTTAATTAATTAAGCTGGCCGCCGGAAGGTGtggcatcatcatcatcatcttcagtACCCGCCCTTGGCCTCGTAGGAGGTGTCGGCCTTCCAGCCCTTGGGGATGACGTCCTCGACGGTCGTCTTGGTGCCGCCCTCGGTGGTGTAGCGGACGGAGAAGGGGCCGATGAGCTTATGGGGGGTGTCGATCCTCCACACGGCTCCCCACGACTCGTTGAGCTCGGTCCACTTGTCCTCGCCCTTCTGCTTGATGTCCACGCCCACCACGTCGCCGTCGCCTTGGAGGAACTTGATCACCAGCGCCAGGTAGTTTTCGTTGGAGGACTTCTCCACGTGGAAGTTCACCTTGGTGCCCGGCGGGTACTTGCACTTGACGCGCCGGAACTTGATctccacctcgccggcgtcgcgCAGCTTCTGCTCCTCGCCCTTCTTGGCCATGGAGCCGAAGGCGTGGCCGGAGAGGTCGAAGTGGTAGGGGGCGATGGGCTCCTCGTTCTTGTCGGTGATGGTGACGATGGTGGGCTTGCCGGAGCAGGCCTCTGGCTTGGTGCACTTGAGCTCGAAGCAGGAGCCGCAGCCGCGGCCGTCCTTGAAGATGGGGATGTTGCCGCAGGAGGTCATGCCGTGGAAGGGGGCCTTGTCCACCTCCTTGTACCCGCAGGCGCCGCCGTTGTCCTTGGGCCCGGCGCCCGTCGGCTTGCCGTACCACGTGGTCTTGGCGTCCAGCCACTTGTTGCCGTAGCTCGCAGGCGACGCCGTGATGTTGGGGCCCGGGGGAACCTTGGGGATGCCGTGCGCGCCCCACACGACCGCGGCCAACACCGCCGCAACCAGCAGCACCGACGAGGAAGAAGCCATCTTCTCTTCAACTGTTCCTTGTTGCCGCTGTGCCTCTTCTTGCTTGCTGCCCTGCTTTAATTTATAGGGCAGACCACAAGAGGGGGCAGCAAACGGGGGGAGAATGCTCCGGCGATGTCGGTGGCTGGCTGCCGTGAGGGGGAGGCGAGCTTGTCCGTGCATGCATATGCGGCTCGCCGTCATCGTCGGAGGTGCATCCTCTTGCTGACCAAAGCCGCCTATGTTTAGAATGTCTGAACCATTTGTGCATGGTGAAGGTGCAAGTTATCAAAAGGACATGAAAATGCCAGCAAAATCACAAGCGCGAGAGGCTTGAGCTAAGCATGTGTCCTGTCACGAATCTTGTCATACACAAACGTTTGGACAtgtagtaataataataatactaTGGCGGCCGTCACATTGCTCATTCCGTTGTTGCAACAGAAGATAGTTGAACTAGATAGACAGCCGTTAGACAGGTGTCGTAGCGACGCATGATTTTCCTGTATTTCAACGTcagcaacacacacacacacacacacatttttggTCCCATCAGGAGGAAGCAACCAAGCAGACTTTGCATAAGTACCAACCAACGGAATTTCTTTCACAGCAGTCACGACATCATCATTTCTTACAGTTGCACACTCTGCTCTGTCCTGGAAAATTGCGACGACGGAAAAAACAGAGTCGACCCAGAATGAACAAACGCTATCCAAGAAATAACACGACCGGACCGGAAAATTTCCCCCCTTGATCTATCTAAAACCTTGCTATGCTTCATCCCAACTTTGACGAGCCGGACCCTGCGCCAAAAATGGCAAAGGGAAACAGATGCACATTGTCTGCAAGCTCGGTTCCGAGTTTCAAGGCCTTTTCGGCAGCAGCTGCTCACTTCGGTCTCTACCTCTCTTCGAAGCTGTATGTGCACAAATTTCCTAGGCTTCAGCTTGCTCATCCTGCCGCATGGCATTCACCTGTGATTGAACCCTGCGGGCACATACAAATCATCACTTGACCCGGTTATGGAATGAGCTGGTGCAAGAATGAGGTAATTCCTACTTTACGTTGGACTAACCAAACACTGTcctttactccctccgtcccataatataagatgttgcaataacatcttatattatgggacggagggagtagtatgtaAAACCTTCTGTTCTTCCAAAACTAGATTCAGTAGAGTGGGCTAAATCCTTTACTCACTACCGTTTCAACTATTCTATATGGAAAAAATTACCAGAAAATCTCTGCAGAGAACCATTACCACCAATCAGCTGCGACTCAATTCTTCTTTCTTGACCCAAATGCATTCTTTCAGGCCAAACAGAATTCAGCCTCCTAGCGAAATCTTCAACTTCCCTGTTTGTTCAGAAATGAAGCATGACATTAATTCACATGAGGGCTTTGGTACAGGAATATGGGCAGTAAATTCGTTATAGCATTTTCAGTACACATAACAATAGAATAATCAAATATAAACAGCAGTGAGCCCAAGTACTAGCAAACATTTAGCTTGCTCCATATTACAGCTGAACCATTTGATCTATCCTCAGTTCTGAATTCTAAACACGGCGACTTCTATTGAACAGCTAGTGAGCACAAACACATCAAGGGGTTCATTATTTCAGGAAAATAACATCTATTTGTAACTGAGCAACACAATAGTAGATGCACAATAAGCGCCCCATAACACTTCAACCCATCAGGAAAAAAAAATGTGTCAACATAGTACAAAATCAGAAACTAAGCTAAGGGCCTGAATAGATGTACAAAAGAGAGATAGTTTCCTTACCTATCAAGCTCTTCCTGCATTGCAGGATCAAGTCCATCATCAAGATCACCATCTTCAAAGGGGTACTCATTATCATCTTGCACATCTGAACTTGGGCAAGGAGCTCTAGAAATATTATTAACAGCACCAGCATTGCATCGAACCCCACAGGCACCTTCCTCCTGAACTCAACAGATAGAAAGATGTAAGAAATAAAATATTATTCACATAGCATACACTGAAAAATTAGGGTTACAAAATATAACCTTATTTACATGTTCAGGGTCAGCCTTTGGGAGGTTCTTAGGATCCTTCCTTCTCTTGTTCTTTTTCTTATTCTTACCAGCTTTCCCACCTTCAGAACCTGTCAGACAAGTGAACAGCTGGTTACATGCAGTTATGAAGAAAGACTGATGGAGAATGTTTCCATGTTGCATGCTTGCACTGTAGGTATTGGTAAAACTTGAAATGGTAACCAAGCTCAGTCAATAGATCGATCTATAACAGAAGAAAATCACAAGGAAGCAACAAAATACTTAACATTAGTTGACAAATCAGAAGTGCCTAATAGATGTGCCATCGTAAATTAGATTGGTCCTGCAGCTGACTATTCTTAGAACCATCACACTACTCCCGCATTGCCCCATTAACAAAAATATATTCATTACTATTCCTACTGGGCAGCAAATCACACAGATAATCTAAAGCTTTACAGTACCAAGGTATCCACACCACATTTTGGAACAATTCAATCTACACTAACCATTTTCAAAAGCCAATTCCAATCATTATTCCAGTCAGACATATAATCCGTAAGGTGCACCCAGTGGAGAAAGGAGTTACTGAAATATGGGAGCTCATGAAAAGCTGACCAACGAAATGATCAATTACTACAAACTGGCAGGGAATTATGGGCATATGCATTCGCTGCGGTAATAACTTAATCCTTGAAATATAGCCAAGGCATATGCATTGGACAACAACTTTTGTTAGCAATTTACGATTACTATATAGAACAACATATAGCCTTCAGGACAACATATAACTCGGTGCAGTTACATACCTCCATCCTTTTGCTCTTGTTGTACCTGAATATCCTGAAACAAAACACAACATAACATGTAAAATTCAAACATGAGCAAGACAACTAGATGAAATACTAGTAGAAAACGGCCCATTTGTCCTGGTTccaaagggcctttagtcccggttcaggaaTCGGGACAAAAAGGTCGGGACTAAAGCccaaaccctttagtcccggttcgcttacgaaccgggacagaatgGGCTCCAAGTGGCCGCTGCGGGGCGCCCAGgcaggaggacctttagtcctggttggtaacaccaaccgggacaaaaaggcatccacgcgtcagcagctggcacgagctgaggtttttgtttttttttaaaaggggtgggttttggggggttaatttacggtgttagctagctaatagagagaagtgtcctctcttatctctgtgcttggtcgacgctagctactatacgtatagagagaacTCAACACGCTAtctagtaagaaaatgaaggaacCATTAATTACAAGATCGTCACGAACATATACAGAGAGGagtgacctctctttctccgagagattggtcgaacaacaagttttcgtatatctatccgacactactaggtacatatatacaatataagatctcttacaaccCCTAACATCTCATGTCTATCTAaatttccacatggtattctccggctttattgatgacgtggtccagaaagaatcccgccaattcctcatgaattgcttttatgcgatcatgtggtaggagttcatcctgGATCTGCCAGacctaatttgaagaagggggtcaatacatgtatatgaatgaaactcaacacaaatgatggtaataaaataaaattgtgaatatttttgcttacgCACATCATATTGTTTTTTAGAGTAGCCACGCTTATTAGAGATCGTCGCGTTGTAGATgtactcgcaaacgtagtatccacaaaaATCATTCCTGGCTTCCTGCCATAaccactttacgagaaatagagctCAATCAAAGAGATAATCAATTattataaatggtattgatgaaactagaatcaatgggagatgcgcggaactaggtagtagtacttactttcaggtgtgtaaatcgcagctccTTCGGCAGTGCTGGACCAATTACGGTGAactctttccaaaccctgccagacaaagaaaataataatTTGATATCAGGAtcaaatgaacaaagttgctgatatggtgcgataatgatcgattgaacttacttctggagcattgcAGTCATGTTTGCATAGTCCTGGgcatcttttcgtctcgagtctaagacggttactactccccgCTCAAGCTGGATCTCTAgcagaataaagtggaagctgcgcacgcatgcataactcatcaattacattacaataacctcgagtaataataAGGGAAACCGGATATGCATAAGACattaacactcacttgaagttgtaaggaaatagtattttatctttgttttgatttttaagcaacgattgtagcaagttgtccTCGGTTTTTGTGACATTGTGTTTAACCGTCCATTCATGTATGATATctgggttaatgaacccaatgtccCAGATTTGTGCTTTCCTGCATTCGacaatcttcaatctgcataatactgaggataattatatatacatgcaataaaagagctgagctatatatagagagagagacttaattacagaagtagtacttacagataGTAGCAAGTCACGAGTGTTTTGTCGAGGGCCTTTTTATTGTATAACTGGAATAACTCCTCAAATGCAACAGAAAACAGACCagttccaacgaggtcgtgctcctctttaattcTCATCGTCAAAACATCCTTCCCAGACTCGCTGCAGGTTTTCAGGTACCattcatggaatcttcgcatcatcgttgttagaggaggatgaTTAGGTTTGACGAGAGGCTGCCCATACTGGTATCTGAATTCATCCACCTCCATTGTATCAAAGTGTACATCATCGCTCAGGTAATCAgcaggattggtaccgggcaccatccccggcagattagcgacgatatcgctagacaccttgagcgggggcacgattggttcgcctgttcgccgagctgggctaTTTTTTCCCACTTCTTTGTTCTTCTAACATTTTATCACTGGAAGTAGTTCCCGACCGCCGCGCATCTTTATATGTCTTCTTAAGAGCGCGGACATAGTTGTCATCCGGCGAAGgcggtggtggtcgcttcagggcatcgatagtgcgcttcaATTTCACCGGATCTATCGTCTCCTTCGGAGGTGGAGGTTTCTTTGCAAAAAATTCCCTCACTTGGGCTTGAGAGATCTCCGTGTTTTCCTCATCGGTCCTCTTGTATGGTAACTTTTccagaggcttgagagatggatcgtatcagaattgcctcccgcctctggctgtactgctagccGCCGGAGCGGCGGTGTCTCTCTTCCACCATTGCTtatgaggcggagaaggaggcggagtgctctGACGCGTCGGAGCAGCCGGAGTGGCGGCATCTGTCTTCCGccgttgctgacgaggcggaggaggaggcggactgcTCCGACGCGTCAGaggaggcgaaggaggaggcggactgcTCCGACGCGCCAGaggaggcgaaggaggaggcggagtgccggcCTCACGTgccggagcagccggagaaggaggcggagtgccctgatcactcgccggaggaggaggaggaggcgcagtgccctgactcgccagaggaggaggaggaggcggaggcgcccagtTCAGAAGCTTGAtgtgctccttccgccatagacatgGCGTCTTCAGAGCAAGATagctgagtctccccttcacctgta
This genomic window from Aegilops tauschii subsp. strangulata cultivar AL8/78 chromosome 4, Aet v6.0, whole genome shotgun sequence contains:
- the LOC109780810 gene encoding pollen allergen Phl p 1-like, producing MASSSSVLLVAAVLAAVVWGAHGIPKVPPGPNITASPASYGNKWLDAKTTWYGKPTGAGPKDNGGACGYKEVDKAPFHGMTSCGNIPIFKDGRGCGSCFELKCTKPEACSGKPTIVTITDKNEEPIAPYHFDLSGHAFGSMAKKGEEQKLRDAGEVEIKFRRVKCKYPPGTKVNFHVEKSSNENYLALVIKFLQGDGDVVGVDIKQKGEDKWTELNESWGAVWRIDTPHKLIGPFSVRYTTEGGTKTTVEDVIPKGWKADTSYEAKGGY